A stretch of Gambusia affinis linkage group LG10, SWU_Gaff_1.0, whole genome shotgun sequence DNA encodes these proteins:
- the LOC122838107 gene encoding zinc transporter ZIP3-like isoform X2, with protein MQLLVVKLLGLLGLSALILAGILVPVRLLLADSEKAGRYHRGLALGNCFGGGVFLATCFNALLPAVRDKAAGVLQQLQVSSDYPLAETMMMVGFFITLFVEQTVLTFRKEKPSFIALETFNAGGSEAGSDSEYDAPFLGGGHRHGHFGRGQLGAAGPLRLAGLVLALSAHSLFEGVALGLQEDGAKLGGLLLGVAVHETLAAAALGISLAKAALGMKDAAKLAAAVAMTIPLGAAAGMGVEAARTLAAGVASLLLQGLAAGTFLFVTFMEVLSPELEQRNDRLLKEPGDQSLVHRT; from the exons ATGCAGCTCCTGGTGGTGAAGCTGCTGGGCCTTCTGGGCCTGTCCGCGCTGATACTGGCCGGCATCCTGGTGCCGGTGCGCCTCCTGCTGGCCGACAGTGAGAAGGCGGGACGCTACCACCGGGGCCTGGCGCTTGGTAACTGCTTCGGAGGAGGCGTGTTCCTGGCAACGTGCTTCAACGCTCTACTGCCGGCCGTCAGAGAcaag GCGGCCGgcgtgctgcagcagctgcaggtcagCAGCGACTACCCGCTGGCGGAGACCATGATGATGGTGGGCTTCTTCATCACGCTGTTTGTGGAGCAGACCGTCCTGACCTTCAGGAAGGAGAAGCCGTCCTTCATCGCCCTGGAGACGTTCAACGCCGGCGGCTCGGAAGCCGGCAGCGACTCGGAGTATGACGCCCCCTTCCTGGGCGGCGGCCATCGCCACGGACACTTTGGTCGGGGCCAGCTTGGGGCGGCGGGGCCTCTCCGGCTGGCCGGCCTGGTTCTGGCGCTGTCGGCCCACTCGCTGTTCGAAGGCGTGGCGCTGGGCCTGCAGGAGGACGGCGCCAAGCTGGGCGGCCTGCTGCTGGGCGTGGCCGTCCACGAGACGCTGGCCGCCGCCGCGCTGGGCATCAGCCTGGCCAAGGCGGCGCTCGGCATGAAAGACGCCGCCAAGCTGGCCGCTGCCGTCGCCATGACGATCCCACTGGGCGCGGCGGCGGGGATGGGCGTTGAGGCGGCGCGGACGCTGGCGGCAGGCGTGGcgtcgctgctgctgcagggccTCGCCGCCGGGACCTTCCTCTTCGTCACCTTCATGGAGGTCCTGAGTCCGGAGCTGGAGCAGAGGAACGACCGCCTGCTCAAG gaacCTGGAGACCAGAGTCTGGTTCACCGGAcgtga
- the LOC122838107 gene encoding zinc transporter ZIP3-like isoform X1: MQLLVVKLLGLLGLSALILAGILVPVRLLLADSEKAGRYHRGLALGNCFGGGVFLATCFNALLPAVRDKAAGVLQQLQVSSDYPLAETMMMVGFFITLFVEQTVLTFRKEKPSFIALETFNAGGSEAGSDSEYDAPFLGGGHRHGHFGRGQLGAAGPLRLAGLVLALSAHSLFEGVALGLQEDGAKLGGLLLGVAVHETLAAAALGISLAKAALGMKDAAKLAAAVAMTIPLGAAAGMGVEAARTLAAGVASLLLQGLAAGTFLFVTFMEVLSPELEQRNDRLLKVLCLVLGYAALAALLLIRW; encoded by the exons ATGCAGCTCCTGGTGGTGAAGCTGCTGGGCCTTCTGGGCCTGTCCGCGCTGATACTGGCCGGCATCCTGGTGCCGGTGCGCCTCCTGCTGGCCGACAGTGAGAAGGCGGGACGCTACCACCGGGGCCTGGCGCTTGGTAACTGCTTCGGAGGAGGCGTGTTCCTGGCAACGTGCTTCAACGCTCTACTGCCGGCCGTCAGAGAcaag GCGGCCGgcgtgctgcagcagctgcaggtcagCAGCGACTACCCGCTGGCGGAGACCATGATGATGGTGGGCTTCTTCATCACGCTGTTTGTGGAGCAGACCGTCCTGACCTTCAGGAAGGAGAAGCCGTCCTTCATCGCCCTGGAGACGTTCAACGCCGGCGGCTCGGAAGCCGGCAGCGACTCGGAGTATGACGCCCCCTTCCTGGGCGGCGGCCATCGCCACGGACACTTTGGTCGGGGCCAGCTTGGGGCGGCGGGGCCTCTCCGGCTGGCCGGCCTGGTTCTGGCGCTGTCGGCCCACTCGCTGTTCGAAGGCGTGGCGCTGGGCCTGCAGGAGGACGGCGCCAAGCTGGGCGGCCTGCTGCTGGGCGTGGCCGTCCACGAGACGCTGGCCGCCGCCGCGCTGGGCATCAGCCTGGCCAAGGCGGCGCTCGGCATGAAAGACGCCGCCAAGCTGGCCGCTGCCGTCGCCATGACGATCCCACTGGGCGCGGCGGCGGGGATGGGCGTTGAGGCGGCGCGGACGCTGGCGGCAGGCGTGGcgtcgctgctgctgcagggccTCGCCGCCGGGACCTTCCTCTTCGTCACCTTCATGGAGGTCCTGAGTCCGGAGCTGGAGCAGAGGAACGACCGCCTGCTCAAGGTGCTCTGCCTCGTCCTGGGATACGCCGCGCTCGCCGCGCTGCTGCTCATCAGGTGGTGA
- the LOC122838065 gene encoding excitatory amino acid transporter 5-like isoform X2 has product MDSISLTSDHLPEGVKRKHRPPPVHLKPLKAVSLPQPAVADCFSLMEEAGCPAPRCQDDHTTSEAMDELLLPGGGEEEARFDPAGRVRAWLRAGVGGDCWRNLRGFCQRNGLLTLSVIAVVTGCTLGFMLRGTELSIQAKIYFSFPGELLMRMLKMLILPLITSSLMSGLSSMESKACCRMGVLTVTYYLWTTFIAVVVGIVLVLIIKPGTGTEMESNRLGGGPVMTSADALLDLIRNMVPSNLIEATFQQYKTDLIPILRVPTKTIQPNFVYVVPDDNVPKGRTVYLELTPPPDVIYKTSPGSSQQMNVLGIVIFSATMGLLLGRMGERGAPLVNVCQCINECVMKIINAAVWYFPFGIIFLVAGKILDMQDPSTLGKKLGWKNPFSYIQGLLQAMVIALATSSSSATLPITMKCLLENCHVDRQIARFVLPVGATINMDGTALYEAVAAIFIAQVNDYELDLGQLVTISITATAASIGAAGIPQAGLVTMVIVLTSVGLPPDDITLIVAIDWILDRFRTMINVLGDALAAGIIAHLCRKDFPLSETGKPVPSYGTQNRHSNSYSTSIPMTEIHCHHDPPGPCRAHTVYYNICQV; this is encoded by the exons atggaCTCGATTTCATTGACCTCTGATCACCTTCCTGAAGGAGTGAAGAGGAAACACCGCCCCCCTCCAGTCCACCTTAAGCCTCTTAAGGCGGTAAGCCTCCCGCAGCCTGCTGTTGCTGATTGTTTCTCCCTCATGGAAGAGGCCGGCTGCCCCGCGCCTCGTTGCCAGGACGACCACACCACCTCGGAAGCCATGGACGAACTTCTGCTGCCCGGCGGCGGCGAGGAGGAGGCCCGGTTCGACCCGGCGGGCCGGGTCAGGGCCTGGCTGAGGGCCGGCGTGGGCGGGGACTGCTGGAGGAACCTTAGGGGCTTCTGTCAGAGGAACGGGCTGCTGACGCTGTCGGTCATCGCCGTGGTTACCGGCTGCACGCTGGGCTTCATGCTGAGAGGAACCGAGCTCTCTATACAG GCCAAGATCTACTTCTCCTTCCCTGGAGAGCTGCTGATGAGGATGCTGAAGATGCTCATCCTTCCTCTCATCACGTCCAG CTTGATGTCCGGCCTGTCGTCCATGGAGTCCAAGGCGTGCTGCAGGATGGGCGTCCTCACCGTCACCTACTACCTGTGGACCACCTTCATCGCCGTGGTGGTCGGCATCGTCCTCGTTCTCATCATCAAGCCCGGCACGGGGACGGAGATGGAGAGCAACCGTCTGGGCGGCGGGCCGGTCATGACCTCGGCCGACGCCCTGCTCGACCTGATCAG AAACATGGTTCCCTCCAACCTGATCGAAGCCACGTTCCAGCAG TACAAAACGGACCTGATCCCCATCCTCAGAGTCCCAACCAAAACCATCCAGCCTAACTTTGTCTACGTTGTTCCTGACGACAACGTCCCTAAAGGACGGACAGTGTACCTGGAGCTGACTCCGCCCCCAGACGTCATCTACAAGACGAGTCCTGGCAGCAGCCAGCAGATGAATGTCCTCGGCATCGTTATCTTCTCCGCCACCATGG GTTTGCTGCTGGGCAGGATGGGAGAGCGCGGCGCGCCGCTGGTCAACGTCTGTCAGTGCATCAACGAGTGTGTGATGAAGATCATCAACGCTGCTGTGTG GTACTTCCCGTTTGGGATCATCTTCTTGGTGGCGGGGAAGATCCTGGACATGCAGGACCCGAGCACGCTGGGGAAGAAGCTGGGCTG GAAGAACCCGTTCAGCTACATCCAGGGACTTCTGCAGGCCATGGTCATCGCGCTGGCCACGTCCTCCAG CTCTGCCACGCTGCCCATCACCATGAAGTGCCTGCTGGAGAACTGCCACGTCGACCGGCAGATCGCCCGCTTCGTCCTGCCTGTCGGAGCCACCATCAACATGGACGGCACGGCACTGTACGAGGctgtggcggccatctttatcGCTCAGGTCAACGATTACGAGCTGGACCTGGGCCAGCTGGTCACCATCAG CATCACGGCCACGGCCGCCAGCATCGGAGCCGCCGGCATCCCTCAGGCCGGactggttaccatggtgatcGTCCTCACCTCTGTGGGCCTGCCGCCTGATGACATCACACTGATTGTGGCCATTGATTGGATCCT CGACAGGTTTCGCACCATGATCAACGTCCTTGGCGACGCCCTGGCCGCAGGCATCATCGCACACCTGTGTCGGAAAGATTTTCCTCTGAGTGAAACAGGAAAG ccgGTTCCGTCGTACGGAACCCAGAACCGCCACAGCAACTCCTACAGCACCAGCATTCCCATGACGGAGATCCACTGCCACCACGACCCGCCGGGCCCCTGCCGGGCCCACACCGTCTACTACAACATCTGCCAGGTGTGa
- the LOC122838065 gene encoding excitatory amino acid transporter 5-like isoform X1, protein MDSISLTSDHLPEGVKRKHRPPPVHLKPLKAVSLPQPAVADCFSLMEEAGCPAPRCQDDHTTSEAMDELLLPGGGEEEARFDPAGRVRAWLRAGVGGDCWRNLRGFCQRNGLLTLSVIAVVTGCTLGFMLRGTELSIQAKIYFSFPGELLMRMLKMLILPLITSSLMSGLSSMESKACCRMGVLTVTYYLWTTFIAVVVGIVLVLIIKPGTGTEMESNRLGGGPVMTSADALLDLIRNMVPSNLIEATFQQYKTDLIPILRVPTKTIQPNFVYVVPDDNVPKGRTVYLELTPPPDVIYKTSPGSSQQMNVLGIVIFSATMGLLLGRMGERGAPLVNVCQCINECVMKIINAAVWYFPFGIIFLVAGKILDMQDPSTLGKKLGWYGITVLTGLFIHGLVLLPLFYFLLTRKNPFSYIQGLLQAMVIALATSSSSATLPITMKCLLENCHVDRQIARFVLPVGATINMDGTALYEAVAAIFIAQVNDYELDLGQLVTISITATAASIGAAGIPQAGLVTMVIVLTSVGLPPDDITLIVAIDWILDRFRTMINVLGDALAAGIIAHLCRKDFPLSETGKPVPSYGTQNRHSNSYSTSIPMTEIHCHHDPPGPCRAHTVYYNICQV, encoded by the exons atggaCTCGATTTCATTGACCTCTGATCACCTTCCTGAAGGAGTGAAGAGGAAACACCGCCCCCCTCCAGTCCACCTTAAGCCTCTTAAGGCGGTAAGCCTCCCGCAGCCTGCTGTTGCTGATTGTTTCTCCCTCATGGAAGAGGCCGGCTGCCCCGCGCCTCGTTGCCAGGACGACCACACCACCTCGGAAGCCATGGACGAACTTCTGCTGCCCGGCGGCGGCGAGGAGGAGGCCCGGTTCGACCCGGCGGGCCGGGTCAGGGCCTGGCTGAGGGCCGGCGTGGGCGGGGACTGCTGGAGGAACCTTAGGGGCTTCTGTCAGAGGAACGGGCTGCTGACGCTGTCGGTCATCGCCGTGGTTACCGGCTGCACGCTGGGCTTCATGCTGAGAGGAACCGAGCTCTCTATACAG GCCAAGATCTACTTCTCCTTCCCTGGAGAGCTGCTGATGAGGATGCTGAAGATGCTCATCCTTCCTCTCATCACGTCCAG CTTGATGTCCGGCCTGTCGTCCATGGAGTCCAAGGCGTGCTGCAGGATGGGCGTCCTCACCGTCACCTACTACCTGTGGACCACCTTCATCGCCGTGGTGGTCGGCATCGTCCTCGTTCTCATCATCAAGCCCGGCACGGGGACGGAGATGGAGAGCAACCGTCTGGGCGGCGGGCCGGTCATGACCTCGGCCGACGCCCTGCTCGACCTGATCAG AAACATGGTTCCCTCCAACCTGATCGAAGCCACGTTCCAGCAG TACAAAACGGACCTGATCCCCATCCTCAGAGTCCCAACCAAAACCATCCAGCCTAACTTTGTCTACGTTGTTCCTGACGACAACGTCCCTAAAGGACGGACAGTGTACCTGGAGCTGACTCCGCCCCCAGACGTCATCTACAAGACGAGTCCTGGCAGCAGCCAGCAGATGAATGTCCTCGGCATCGTTATCTTCTCCGCCACCATGG GTTTGCTGCTGGGCAGGATGGGAGAGCGCGGCGCGCCGCTGGTCAACGTCTGTCAGTGCATCAACGAGTGTGTGATGAAGATCATCAACGCTGCTGTGTG GTACTTCCCGTTTGGGATCATCTTCTTGGTGGCGGGGAAGATCCTGGACATGCAGGACCCGAGCACGCTGGGGAAGAAGCTGGGCTGGTACGGCATCACCGTCCTCACCGGCCTCTTCATCCACGGCCtcgtcctcctccctctcttctaCTTCCTCCTCACCAGGAAGAACCCGTTCAGCTACATCCAGGGACTTCTGCAGGCCATGGTCATCGCGCTGGCCACGTCCTCCAG CTCTGCCACGCTGCCCATCACCATGAAGTGCCTGCTGGAGAACTGCCACGTCGACCGGCAGATCGCCCGCTTCGTCCTGCCTGTCGGAGCCACCATCAACATGGACGGCACGGCACTGTACGAGGctgtggcggccatctttatcGCTCAGGTCAACGATTACGAGCTGGACCTGGGCCAGCTGGTCACCATCAG CATCACGGCCACGGCCGCCAGCATCGGAGCCGCCGGCATCCCTCAGGCCGGactggttaccatggtgatcGTCCTCACCTCTGTGGGCCTGCCGCCTGATGACATCACACTGATTGTGGCCATTGATTGGATCCT CGACAGGTTTCGCACCATGATCAACGTCCTTGGCGACGCCCTGGCCGCAGGCATCATCGCACACCTGTGTCGGAAAGATTTTCCTCTGAGTGAAACAGGAAAG ccgGTTCCGTCGTACGGAACCCAGAACCGCCACAGCAACTCCTACAGCACCAGCATTCCCATGACGGAGATCCACTGCCACCACGACCCGCCGGGCCCCTGCCGGGCCCACACCGTCTACTACAACATCTGCCAGGTGTGa
- the zgc:113223 gene encoding tetraspanin-33 has product MFLTETMRGYRGIKYTLFFFCYCFWVVSAVLIAVGIYAKVAKEKDVVDTLTVDPALLLIVVGLLMFLITFLGCFGALRNATCLLKTFLSILAVVLLLQVAAGAVTYVFTDLVMERTETLMMKAVVRYREDQDLENAIDFVQKKFQCCGVENYRDWSRNVYFECSESNPSLEVCGVPFSCCIHLQNQTVLNTMCGYSMQQQQEAAARLHIFTAGCLQRIVLWAQKNLLLVAGLTAGLLLLEVCMMGLAAAQAAWIHRVRRRQKVSEGRRAEERKERLWFPAFADFTEE; this is encoded by the exons ATGTTCCTGACAGAAACCATGAGAGGATACCGAGGCATCAAGTACACcttgttcttcttctgctaCTGTTTCTGG GTCGTCAGCGCCGTCCTGATCGCTGTCGGGATCTACGCCAAGGTCGCCAAGGAGAAAG atgtaGTCGACACTCTGACCGTGGATCCAGCGCTGCTGCTGATTGTTGTCGGATTGTTGATGTTCCTCATCACCTTCCTGGGATGTTTCGGAGCGCTGCGGAACGCCACCTGCCTGCTGAAGACG TTCCTGTCCATCCTGgctgtggttctgctgctgcaggtcgcTGCTGGAGCTGTGACTTACGTTTTTACCGACTTG GTGATGGAGAGGACGGAGACGCTGATGATGAAGGCCGTCGTCCGCTACAGGGAGGATCAGGACCTGGAGAACGCCATCGACTTTGTGCAGAAGAAG TTCCAGTGCTGCGGCGTGGAAAACTACAGGGACTGGTCCCGTAACGTCTACTTCGAGTGTTCTGAGAGCAACCCCAGCCTGGAAGTCTGCGGCGTTCCCTTCTCCTGCTGCATCCACCTGCAGAACCAG ACGGTGCTGAACACCATGTGTGGTTAcagcatgcagcagcagcaggaagcggCGGCCCGGCTGCACATCTTCACGGCCGGCTGCCTGCAGCGGATTGTCTTGTGGGCCCAGAAGAACCTGCTGCTGGTGGCCGGGCTGACGGCcggtctgctgctgctggag GTGTGCATGATGGGTCTGGCCGCAGCGCAGGCGGCCTGGATCCACCGGGTCCGACGGAGGCAGAAGGTCAGCGAAGGTCGCCGggcagaggagaggaaggagaggctCTGGTTTCCCGCCTTCGCCGACTTCACTGAGgaatga
- the LOC122838071 gene encoding gastrula zinc finger protein XlCGF57.1-like → MNKEQEEPEPQQMRETKKEPEAQLSEEEEDEGLLVVKQESSRSLLSPADLGIVHMDPEPEQTMEMKEELEDICCYQQVVVKEETETFMIPVHDTMDPEPNQNQFFPEAQNTVRTQTDQNPPERCWTSRSPEDNSKSKRRKTDVSCDVCGKSFRQHRYLIAHLRTHTGEKPFSCQSCGKCFLRQPDLTLHMKTHTGEKPFQCPVCGKGFIQKTTLSYHMRTHTGERPHSCGFCGKSFIQRSDLTCHLRTHTGEKPYQCEVCQKSFGHSSDFTRHRRTHMAEKPFSCGTCGRAFNKQSKLSRHLRVHTGSKTYSCESCDKSFRRSCDFVRHLRTHTGEKPFNCELCDKSFRQNGDLTRHMRTHTGEKPSSCSVCGKSFSEYSSMLRHMRTHTGEKPYICKVCGKLFRFGGHLTVHLRTHTGEKPCCCNVCGKSFSDCSSMSRHMRTHTGEKSYACEVCDKSFRQRNDLTRHHRTHTGEKPFQCLACGKGFVQKTTLRYHMMTHTGEKPYPCQLCSKSFRQRNDLTRHLRTHTGEKPYSCALCDKPFRQSNDLARHMKTHTGEDLNRVVDQSD, encoded by the coding sequence ATGAATAAGGagcaggaggaaccagaaccacagcagatgagGGAGACAAAGAAGGAACCAGAAGCTCAactcagtgaggaagaagaggatgaagGGTTGCTTGTAGTGAAGCAGGAGAGCAGCAGGTCTCTGTTGAGCCCTGCTGACCTGGGAATAGTCCATATGGATCCGGAACCGGAGCAGACGATGGAGAtgaaggaggagctggaggacatCTGCTGCTATCAGCAGGTTGTAGTGAAGGAGGAGACCGAAACCTTCATGATACCAGTCCATGACACCATGGacccagaaccaaaccagaaccagttctTTCCTGAAGCCCAAAACACAGTCAGAACCCAGACAGACCAGAACCCACCTGAGAGATGTTGGACATCCAGGAGTCCTGAGGACAACTCAAAGTCCAAGAGACGTAAGACAGATGTGTCCTGTGACGTGTGTGGTAAAAGTTTCAGGCAGCACAGGTACTTGATTGCTCACCTGAGgactcacacaggtgagaagcctttttcaTGTCAGTCTTGTGGGAAATGTTTCCTCAGGCAGCCGGACCTAACTCTGCACATGAAAACCCACACTGGCGAGAAACCCTTCCAATGTCCAGTGTGCGGTAAAGGCTTCATCCAGAAAACCACCTTAAGTTACCACATGAGAACGCACACAGGAGAGAGGCCGCACAGCTGTGGATTTTGTGGTAAATCCTTCATACAGAGGAGTGATTTGACCTGCCATCTtagaactcacacaggtgagaaaccatACCAGTGTGAGGTGTGTCAGAAATCTTTTGGACACAGCAGTGACTTCACTCGCCACAGGCGGACGCACATGGCTGAGAAACCTTTctcatgtgggacctgtggGAGAGCCTTTAACAAGCAGTCTAAGCTGAGTCGTCACCTGAGAGTTCACACAGGCAGTAAGACATATTCCTGTGAGTCATGTGATAAATCTTTCAGGCGGAGTTGTGACTTTGTGCGTCACCTGAGGActcacacaggagagaaaccatTTAATTGTGAATTGTGTGACAAATCtttcagacaaaatggtgaCCTGACacgtcacatgagaactcacacaggtgagaagccgtCTTCATGTTCAGTGTGTGGTAAAAGCTTCAGTGAGTACAGCAGCATGCTCAGACACATGAGGACTCACACTGGGGAGAAACCGTACATCTGCAAAGTGTGTGGGAAGCTTTTCCGTTTCGGCGGGCATTTGACCGTTCACTTGAGAACCCACACAGGGGAGAAGCCGTGTTGCTGTAACGTGTGTGGTAAATCATTCAGTGACTGCAGCAGCATGTCCAGACACATGAGGACTCACACTGGGGAGAAGTCGTATGCTTGTGAAGTGTGTGATAAGTCTTTCAGGCAGAGGAACGATTTGACTCGTCATCATAGAActcacacaggagagaaaccttTCCAGTGTCTGGCTTGCGGTAAAGGTTTTGTCCAGAAAACAACCTTGCGGTATCACATGATGACCCACACCGGAGAGAAGCCTTACCCCTGTCAGCTATGCAGCAAATCCTTCAGACAGAGAAATGATCTGACCCGTCACCTTAGAAcccacacaggagagaaaccgtATAGCTGTGCATTATGTGACAAGCCTTTCAGACAGAGTAATGACTTGGCTCGTCACATGAAGACTCACACAGGTGAGGATCTAAACCGTGTGGTTGATCAGTCAGATTAA
- the LOC122838081 gene encoding zinc finger protein OZF-like, which yields MSVIKQDVLAHHFILNQQDISFLNQRESLKSKERAEEPELVQVQEEHESEPELTAPKLEMENTKGRDSEMKEEPEELEDDNQLGSLQIVKIEVEDINQDGNQDVLDQEMDTLMGANSVSHQIKEEPVELELKQIKEQEDGSGLEQMANIEADGISQDEDQKVQKEEIDILILKLSDDETDHQQLELNGTQIISQNIPEADHHQGIKTNEASGSRRDKQQQKTRSEDEEQRMKGKKIPKDKTLKQCKVCHKSFKFNCGLTVHMRTHTGEKPFSCIICGKSFNQKGNLISHMRTHTGEKPFSCLTCGKSFNQKHILNCHMRTHTGEKPFSCKTCGKCFRHKNDLNSHMRIHTSEKPFSCLTCGKGFNTKRNLTNHMTNHTGEKPFSCITCGKGFNQKGHLNRHLRTHTGEKPFPCMTCGKCFNQRGSLTSHMRTHTGEKPFSCIICGKGFNAKRNLTNHIRNHTGEKPFSCGTCGKGFSHKKSLTNHVIIHTK from the coding sequence ATGTCTGTTATCAAGCAAGATGTTCTTGCTCATCATTTTATCCTCAACCAACAAGACATCTCTTTTCTGAACCAGAGGGAATCTCTGAAAAGCaaagagagagcagaggaaCCAGAACTTGTACAAGTACAAGAAGAGCatgagtcagaaccagaacttacTGCACCAAAGCTAGagatggaaaacacaaaaggaagAGATTCTGAAATGAAAGAAGAGCCAGAGGAACTAGAAGATGATAATCAATTAGGATCTCTGCAGATTGTAAAGATTGAGGTTGAAGACATCAACCAGGATGGAAACCAGGATGTACTGGACCAAGAGATGGATACTTTAATGGGAGCCAATTCTGTATCTCACCAAATCAAAGAGGAACCAGTAGAACTAGAActtaaacaaataaaggaaCAGGAAGATGGATCAGGACTTGAGCAGATGGCAAACATTGAGGCTGATGGTATCAGTCAGGATGAGGACCAGAAAGTACAGAAGGAGGAGATTGATATCTTAATCCTAAAGCTTTCTGATGATGAAACAGACCACCAACAACTGGAGCTCAATGGAACTCAAATCATCTCTCAGAACATCCCTGAAGCAGATCATCATCAGGGAATAAAGACTAACGAAGCCTCGGGATCCCGCAGAGATAAACAGCAACAGAAGACCAGAAGTGAGGATGAAGAGCAAAGGATGAAGGGCAAGAAAATTCCAAAGGATAAAACATTGAAACAGTGCAAAGTGTGTCATAAAAGTTTCAAATTCAACTGTGGATTAACAgttcacatgagaactcacacaggtgagaaacctttctcaTGTATAATCTGTGGAAAGTCTTTTAATCAAAAAGGTAATTTGATTAGCCACATGAGAACtcatacaggtgagaaacctttctcatgtctgacctgtggaaaaagtttcaatcaaaaacatattttgaattgtcacatgagaactcacacaggtgagaagccattCTCATGTAAAACTTGTGGGAAATGTTTCAGgcacaaaaatgatttgaatagccacatgagaattcacacaagTGAGAAACCTTTTTCATGTTTAACCTGTGGAAAGGGTTTCAATACAAAGCGTAATTTGACTAACCACATGACAAAtcatacaggtgagaagcctttttctTGTATAacctgtggaaaaggtttcaaTCAAAAAGGTCACTTGAATAGGCACTTGAGAACTCACACGGGTGAGAAGCCTTTCCCATGTATGAcgtgtggaaaatgtttcaatcaAAGAGGAAGTTTGACAAGccacatgagaactcacacaggtgagaagcctttttcaTGTATAATTTGTGGAAAGGGTTTCAATGCGAAACGTAATTTGACTAACCACATAAGGAAtcatacaggtgagaagcctttctcatgtggaACCTGTGGCAAAGGTTTCAGtcataaaaaaagtttgactaACCATGTTATAATTCACACAAAATAG